CGATGCGCTGCTGAAAGACATACTGTTCTCTTCGCTGACCGTGATCGCGGTGGTGGCACTCGCCGCGATTCTCGGCCCTAAGGGACCGAGCGGCCCGCCCGACCCGACGCTCGGCGGCGTGAACCCGCGCCCAGAGTGGCCGTTCTTGTGGCTCTTCGGCTTGCTTTCTCTAAGTCCGCCTAGCGCAGAGACGTTTATCATTCTCGCCTTTCCGGTGCTCGTCATCGCGGCTTTGTTTTTAGTGCCGGTCGTCAGCAACCGCGGAGAGCGAGCACCAAGTCGGCGACCGATCGCGGTGCTGATCGTGATCGTAACGTACACGGCTTTGGGCGCGCTCACTTATGAAGGGATCACGTCTCCCTGGTCGCCGAAGATGACGGCTTGGAGCGGCGATCCGATTCCCGAACGGATCGTGTTGCAAAGCACGCCGCGACGATTGCTGGGAGCGGTCGTGTTTCAGAATAAGAACTGCCGCAACTGCCATGCGCTCGACGGCCTCGGCGGCACGCGCGGACCTGATCTATCGACCATCGGCACGCGCTTGACACGCGATCAACTTATCGATCAGGTCAGCAACGGCACGCCCGGCGGCGGCAACATGCCGGCTTACGGGGGCCGAATCAACCCGGCCGAGATGGCGCTGCTGGTCGACTTCATGGTCGGCCTGCGGTCTCCGAATCAACCACCGGCGGAAGCATACGGCTTATCGCCGACGGTAGAAACGAAGGAGGCCGCGAAGAAACCATGAGCCCGACGCTCGATGCTTTTCTTCGTTCATGGCCGTGGAATCCGTGGCTCGCGGCCGCGATGTTGCTGAATGCCGGGCTCTATCTTCGCGGTTGGCGCGTGCTGCGCCGTCGCGATCCGCGCCGCTGGACTTTCGGACGGCTCACAGCCTTCTTCGGCGGGCTTGCGGCGATCTACCTCGCGCTCGCTTCGCCGGTCGAACCGTTTGCGGCGCTGTTGTTGCAAGTTCACATGGTGCAGCACCTGCTGCTGATGATGGTGGCTCCGCCGCTCCTTTGGCTCGGTGCGCCGTTGCTGCCCATCGTGCGCGGTCTGCCGGAGCCTGTGCGCACGTACTGGGCGGCGCCGTTGCTGCGTCACCGGGGGTTGCGACGCTTGTTCTCGAAGTTGGTTTCGCCGTGGATCGCCGGGCCGGCGTACGTTGCGACAACTTGGTTCTGGCACTTTCCACGTAGCTACGAGTTGGCTTTAAGTCGCGATGATTGGCATTTCGCCGAGCACGTTTGCTTCATCTTGAGTGCGCTGTTTTTTTGGTATCCGATCGTGCGACCTTATCCCAGTCGGCCGCGCTGGTCGACTTGGCTGCTGCTGCCGTATCTGCTCTTGGCCGATATTCAAAATACGGTGCTTGCGGCATGGCTCACTTTTTCCGACAAGGTGCTCTATCCCTACTACGAGCAAGTGCCGCGTATCGCCGGCATCTCGGCGCTCGAAGATCAAGCAACGGCCGGGGTGCTCATGTGGGTGCCGGGCTCCGTCGCTTTTCTGTTGCCGTTGTTCTGGATCGGACTACGGCTGCTCTTTCCGACATCGCCCGCATCAAAATCGCGACTGCAACTTCCGATTCTCCACGTGCCGCCGGCAACGCCGCTGGATCTGCTGCGCATACCATTTCTAGGTTCGTTATTGCGTCGACGAGCGACGCGCCGCGCCGCGCAAGCGGCATTAGCTTTTTTAGCGATCACGGTTATCTACGAGGGGCTCTACGGTCCGCAAATCGGGCCGATGAACTTGGCCGGCGTGTTGCCGTGGATTCATTGGCGCGGCGTTTTGATTCTCGGTTTGCTCATCGTCGGCAACGTATTTTGTTTCGCGTGTCCTTTCACGTTGCCACGAGCGCTGGCTCGGCGACTACTGCCGAACGGTCGAACCTGGCCGCGCTACTTGCGCAGTAAATGGCTTGCCGTCGGGCTCACTCTGTTGTTCTTATGGAGCTACGAGGCATTCGCCTTATGGGACAGCCCCTGGCTCACGGCCTGGATCGCGCTTGCCTACTTCGTCGGAGCGTTCGTCATCGACTCCTGGTTTCGAGGAGCGCCGTTTTGCAAGTACGTTTGCCCGATCGGTCAGTTCAACTTCGTGCAATCGCTCGTCTCGCCGCTCGAAGTAACTGTTCGTGAGCCGTCGCTGTGCCATTCTTGCCGCACGCACGACTGCATTCGGGGCAACGATGCCGCCGGGGGTTGCGAGTTGCACTTGTTTCAGCCACGAAAGATCGGAAATCTCGATTGCACGTTCTGCCTCGACTGCGTGCGCGCTTGCCCCCACGAGAATGTCGGGATCTTAGCCACCGTTCCAGGCCGAACGCTCTGGAGCGATCCGCTTCGTTCGGGCATCGGCCGACTTAGCCATCGGCCCGACCTTGCAACCCTCGTGCTGGTGCTCGTGTTCGGCGCGTTCGCCAATGCCGGGGGAATGGTGGCGCCGGTGGTCGAATGGCAAGACCGGTTGCGCGACTCTCTCCGCGGCGTTTCGCAATTGCTTGCGACGAGCGTTTACTATCTGGTGGCACTCATCGCCATACCGTCAGGGCTCGTCGTCGGTGCGGCTATGCTAAGCCGCACGCTGAGTCGATCGAAGGAAAGTATCCCGACCCTCATCGTTCGCTATTCGTATGCGTTTGTTCCGATCGGGTTCGGGATGTGGCTGGCACACTATAGTTTTCACTTCTTCACCAGCTACGACACGATCATTCCCACGACGCAGCGTTTCGCCGCAGGCATCGGCTGGTTCAACTTCGGCGAACCTCAGTGGCAATACTCTTGCTGCCGGCCGGCCGTGGCGTGGATTCCGCAACTGGAAACGCTCATGCTCGATTGCGGCTGGCTGCTTTCGCTTTACACAGGCCTGCGCATCACCGAGGCTCATGCGACTGATAACAACCGCGCCACGCAAACCATCAAGGCATTCGCGCCTTGGGCGCTGCTGATCTCGCTATTATTCTTGGTAGGTGTGTGGATTATCTTTCAGCCGATGCAGATGCGCGGCACGCTTCCGGCCGGCGGCTAGGCGTCTTCAAATTAGATTCGTTCGATACCATGCACTCGCCGGCTTCTATTTCGATTTTGGTTTGCATCTTGTTCGGCCCGCTATGCGGCATCTTGCAGGCCGATGGTGGGACGCTCCGGCTCGTCGAGCAACAAGGGAAATACCGAGTCTCGATCTTCACGTCGCCGAATCCGTTGCGAGCCGGACCTGTCGACATCAGCCTGTTCGTGCAAGAGGCCGACACCGCGCAACCCGTGCCGGAGGCACAAGCGACGGTCATCGTGACACCGAGCGACGGCGTCGGCCCCTCCTCGCAAAGCCCGGCCACGACGGAAGCCGCGACGAATAAGCTTTTGCGAGCCGCGTTGTTCGACCTTCCGACGGCAAATAAATGGGATGTCGAAATTCAATGTGAAGTCGACCGCGAACGGATCGTCGGGCGTTTCACGATGGAAACCGTGGAACCGCTGCCGGCGTGGCTTAGCGTTTGGCCTTGGTTCTGTTGGCCGCTCGTCGCGATTTTTCTTTTCGGCTTGCACCGGCTATTCGTCGCTCGCAAGCCGGCGGGTCGAGATCGAACGCCGCATCGTGTAAGTTAACGGCGAACAAGAAACCTCTCCTGCTGTATGCCTGCAGGAATTTATACCGATAAGCGAGTTGATGCTATGGATCGAAAAGTTGCGATCGTCACCGGCGCGGGCTCCGGAATCGGCCGTGCCGCGGCGCTGGCATTGTTTCGCGAAGGTTATTGCGTGGCCCTCGCCGGACGCCGGGCCGAAGCGCTGGCGGGAAGCATCGCACTGGCCGCAACGTCGACCACGACGGCGAAAGACATCGAACGCCTCTTGGCGATTCCGACCGACGTTACCGAACCCACCGAAGTTCGAACATTGTTCGAGCAAACGGTCGCGCGTTTCGGTCGCGTCGATCTGCTGTTTAACAACGCGGGGACCGGTGCTCCCCCGATACCGCTCGATGAGTTGACGATCGAGCAATGGCGGCGCGTCGTCGACGTCAACCTTACGGGCCCGTTCCTTTGTACTCGCGAGGCGTTTCGCGTGATGAAGGCGCAATCGCCATGCGGCGGGCGGATCATCAACAACGGTTCGATCTCGGCCCATACTCCGCGTCCTAACTCCGCGCCTTACACCGCGACCAAGCACGCGATCACGGGCCTCACCAAATCGACGGCGCTCGACGGCCGAAAGTGGAACATCGCGTGCGGCCAGATCGACATCGGCAACGCCGCTACGGAAATGACCGCTCGCATGAGCGGCGGAGTGTTGCAAGCCGATGGCCGCACCGCTCCGGAGCCGACGATGAACGTCGACAACGTGGCCCGTTCGATCGTTTACATGGCCGGCCTTCCGCTCGACGCGAATGCGTTGTTCCTTACGGTCATGGCTACGCAAATGCCGTTTGTCGGCCGCGGATAACTCGAACTCTCCACGGTTCTCTGCTTGCTAACAAGACGCAGTCGGCATCTCCAAAGGAAATCGTCGAATGAACCACGAACCGGATCGCGATCGCTCGCTCGATGGCATTCTTTCTCGCCGGACTTTCTTTCGCGGTTCCTTGCTAGCCGCCGGAGCGTTAGCGCTCACGGAGTTGAACGAAGATTCTACGCATGCCGCCGACGAAGCGATAAAGCCTACGAACACGAAGCCGAGCAATCCGCATCCGCTCGACCCGTTGTCGCCGACGGAGATCGGGCGAGCGGTGGAGATCGTACGTGCGAGTTATCCCACACCGAAAGACTTGCGATTCGTCACCGTGACGTTGCGCGAGCCCAGCAAGCAAATCGTCAGGGAGCACGGTCCAAAAAAGGCGATTCCAAGAGAAGCCTTCTTGATCTTGCTCGATACTTCCATCGGGAAAGCGATGGAAGCGATCGTCGACTTGCGACAAGAGAAGCTCGTGTCGTTCGACAAGCTACCCCATGCCGTGCAACCGCCGATCATGGCCGATGAGTTCGCCGAGTGCGAGGAGGCCGTGAAACGCTCGCCCGAGTTTCTCGCGGCTCTCAAGAAACGAGGCATCGACGATGTGAAACTCGTGATGGTCGATCCTTGGTCTGCCGGAATCTACGGCACCGAATTGCCCGAAGACGCAGGCAAGCGTTTATCTCGCGCTCTCTGTTGGGTTCGTTCGGAAGTGAACGACAACGGATATGCTCGGCCGCTGGACGGTGTGATTGCGGTGGTCGATCTCAACAAGATGGAAGTCTTGCGAATTGAAGATTACGGCGTCGTGCCGCTGCCGCCCGAAAGCGGCAACTGGGCGCGCGAATATCTTCGCGACGTGCGACAAGATCTTAAACCGCTGGAGATCACGCAGCCGCAGGGGCCGAGCTTTACGGTCGACGGTTACGAAGTCGCTTGGCAGAAGTGGAAGTTCCGGATCGGCTTCACGCCGCGCGAAGGACTGGTGCTCCACACGCTGAGCTACGCCGACGGCGATCGCGAACGAGCGATCTTGGCTCGCGCGAGCGTTTGCGAAATGGTCGTCCCTTACGGAGATCCCGCCGAACGCCACTTTCGCAAAAACGCTTTCGATATCGGTGAGTACGGTATCGGCACGATGGCGAATTCGCTCCAACTCGGCTGCGATTGCTTAGGCTCGATGCGCTACTTCGACGCACATATGACCGACAGTCGCGGGCAGCCGCTCACGATCAAAAACGCGATCTGCCTGCATGAGGAAGATTCCGGATTGCTATGGAAGCACACCGACTGGCGCACCGGTTCGAGCGAAACTCGCCGCTCGCGACGGCTCTCAGCGTCGTTCATCGCCACGGTCGGCAACTATGAATACGGCTTCTTTTGGTATCTCTATCAAGACGGCTCGCTTCAATGCGAAGTGAAGCTGACGGGAATCATGAACACCACGGCGCTGAAGCCCGGCGAGCAGCCGGAGTACGGCGTCGAGATCGCCCCGCAACTCAATGCCCCCTTTCACCAGCATGTGTTTGCCGCACGACTCGACATGAGCATCGACGGCGCGGAGAACTCGGTATACGAAGTGAACGCGGTTCGCATTCCGCGCGGGTCGGACAACCCGCACGGCAACGCATTTCGCGCCGAAGAAACGCTGCTGAAAACCGAGCAACAAGCGAAGCGGATGGTCAACGGAGCGGCCGGCCGCTTCTGGCGAATCGTCAATCCCGGCAAGAAGAATCGCCTAGGGCGTTCGGTCGGCTATCGCTTGGTGACGGGCGAGAATTGCCCGATCTTGGTACAGCCCGATGCCGCCGTGATGAAACGGGCGGGCTTTCTCGCCAGCAATCTGTGGGTCACTCCCTATCGAACGGAAGAACGTTATCCTTCTGGCGAGTATCCCAATCAAAATCCCGGCGGCGACGGGCTCCCGAAATGGACCGCGAACGATCGGCAGATCGAAAACACCGACCTCGTCGTGTGGTACGTGTTCGGGCACAACCACGTTCCTCGTCCCGAAGATTGGCCCGTCATGCCGGTCTCGACGATCGGCTTCATGCTCAAGCCCGATGGATTCTTCGAGCGCAATCCGGCCATGGACGTTCCTTCTCCGACGAAGTAATCGGATTGCGTTCTGGCATCGTTTGAAATCACCGAGCCCTCGTTCTCGTATCGGAGCCTCATCATCGCTACCAACTTCGTTTCTCGCCGAGATGTGATCGGTCTCGGTGCGCTGACCGCCTGCGGATTTGCGGCAAGCGAGCTGCCGGCCGACGACACGGCCGTTCCAAAGCCGGGATTGGAAAAAGAGTTGGCTCAGTTGGAAGAGACCTGGGCCGGAAGCTTTTCGATCGAAGCGCAGCGTCTCGACGCGCCGGGCCATTTCGCACTCCGACCGAACACGATTCTGCCGACCGCCAGCACCTGCAAGCTGTTCGTGCTTTGCGAACTGTTTCGGCAAGCGGAAGCCGGCATCGTCGACCTAAATGCCCCCCTCACATGGAAACCGGAGCATCATCGCACCGGCGACGGGGTGTTGCGGGCGATGATTCCCGGTCAGGAGTTATCGGCTCACAACATGGCGATCCTGATGACGGTCTTGAGCGACAACATCGCAACGGCCGTGCTGGTCGACCTGCTCGGTCCGGACAATATCGGCCGGAGCATGAAGACTTGGAAGCTGGACGACAGCGATTTCTTCGAGGGGCTTCCGGCCGGCTCTCGCGCCGCGCAGATGAAACAGCCCGTTAGCACGGCACACGATCTCTGTTCGCTCATCACGCGGATTTATCGAAAAGACATTTTGACTGCGAAGTCGTGCGAAGAGATTATTCGCATCTTGCGCGCTCAGCGTTGCAACGACATGCTCGCGAGATACATTCCCGTCGGCGAAGACTGGGGCAACGCCCCGACCTGGATTGCGAACAAAACCGGTTACGGCGAGTGCCGCGTGGAAGTCGGCATCGTGAAGAGCGCCGTACTGACGATGTCGCTCAGCGTGTTTTTTAAGCCGCACAAGTCGCCACCGCACCGGCTGAAAAGCATGTCCGATTATCCACCCGTCCTGGCCGTGGCGCATGCCTGCCAAGCGGTGTACGAACACTTTGCAACTGCGTAGGCGGCTATGCCATGAGCGGCTGAATCGGCTCGCCGGATTGCACGACGGCGGCGACGTCGCTCGGCAAGTTTCTGTCGAGTCGCAGTTGTCCCAAGTCGAACATCGTATGCATGATCGTCGACAGGAGATGCGACGGGGTATACGGCTCCGTGGCAGGGCGGGAAGCGTTCGAGTCGGAGCGGCCGACCACTTTTCCCATGTTCAATCCGCCACCGTAGACCAGCAGAGGCGTGAGTTCGCCGTAGTGGTCTCGTCCGCCGTTGGTGTTGATGCGTGGCGTGCGCCCCATCTCGCCTGTGACGACAAGCAGCACTTTGTCTTGCAATCCGCGAGCTTCGCAATCTTCGATGAACGCGGCCACGGCATGATCGACTTGGGGGCCGAGCCAGTTCATGCCGTTCAGTCCCTTAGGGCTGTTGCCGTTGCTGTGCATGTCCCAACCGCAATCGGAGACCGTGACGAAGCCGCAACCGGATTCGACGAGTCGCCGAGCGAGCAGCATTTGCCGGCCGAGCAAATTCGTCGAGCGTTGCATATCGCCCCAGCGGCGCACGTCTTCGTTGCGAAAGCAATGGCTCGTGTCGTAACGAGCAAGCGACTTCGGATCTTCGTTCGCCAAATCGAACGCCTTGGCGACTCCGCCTGTGATGACGTCGTACGCCTGTTGCTGCAATCGATCGAAGCCGTCGATGCGGCCGCTCACGTCCATCCGTCGCTTGAGCACGTCTAAGCCGGTGAGTAACGCGCGACGATCGGAGAAACGATCGGCGGAAATCGCCAACTGCATGTCTTGCTGCAAGGGCCCGCCGCCGCTCGGGCTGAAGGCCTGATAGTTCGCTCCCAAAGAGCCCGGCTGCGTGAGGCCCGGGAGGTGCCCGGTCTCGAAGTTGCGTCCGATCTTGAAGTCGGGCGGAGCGACGGCTTCGGGCAGAACGAGCGTATGGG
This Planctomycetia bacterium DNA region includes the following protein-coding sequences:
- a CDS encoding DUF1501 domain-containing protein, giving the protein MLSISEPYRSPGGGVHRRDFLRVGAMSLFGAAMPGLAGRDAWAADVLKPYATGRSVVLLFLGGGPSHIELFDPKMTAPAEFRSIMGEVDTAHPGITFGGTFPQLARLAKKFSVVRTFQSKNGGHEYDSVTTAGNSTKAALGALYSRVVGTNHPYTGAPTHTLVLPEAVAPPDFKIGRNFETGHLPGLTQPGSLGANYQAFSPSGGGPLQQDMQLAISADRFSDRRALLTGLDVLKRRMDVSGRIDGFDRLQQQAYDVITGGVAKAFDLANEDPKSLARYDTSHCFRNEDVRRWGDMQRSTNLLGRQMLLARRLVESGCGFVTVSDCGWDMHSNGNSPKGLNGMNWLGPQVDHAVAAFIEDCEARGLQDKVLLVVTGEMGRTPRINTNGGRDHYGELTPLLVYGGGLNMGKVVGRSDSNASRPATEPYTPSHLLSTIMHTMFDLGQLRLDRNLPSDVAAVVQSGEPIQPLMA
- a CDS encoding class A beta-lactamase-related serine hydrolase, producing the protein MIGLGALTACGFAASELPADDTAVPKPGLEKELAQLEETWAGSFSIEAQRLDAPGHFALRPNTILPTASTCKLFVLCELFRQAEAGIVDLNAPLTWKPEHHRTGDGVLRAMIPGQELSAHNMAILMTVLSDNIATAVLVDLLGPDNIGRSMKTWKLDDSDFFEGLPAGSRAAQMKQPVSTAHDLCSLITRIYRKDILTAKSCEEIIRILRAQRCNDMLARYIPVGEDWGNAPTWIANKTGYGECRVEVGIVKSAVLTMSLSVFFKPHKSPPHRLKSMSDYPPVLAVAHACQAVYEHFATA
- a CDS encoding cytochrome c oxidase assembly protein, with protein sequence MSPTLDAFLRSWPWNPWLAAAMLLNAGLYLRGWRVLRRRDPRRWTFGRLTAFFGGLAAIYLALASPVEPFAALLLQVHMVQHLLLMMVAPPLLWLGAPLLPIVRGLPEPVRTYWAAPLLRHRGLRRLFSKLVSPWIAGPAYVATTWFWHFPRSYELALSRDDWHFAEHVCFILSALFFWYPIVRPYPSRPRWSTWLLLPYLLLADIQNTVLAAWLTFSDKVLYPYYEQVPRIAGISALEDQATAGVLMWVPGSVAFLLPLFWIGLRLLFPTSPASKSRLQLPILHVPPATPLDLLRIPFLGSLLRRRATRRAAQAALAFLAITVIYEGLYGPQIGPMNLAGVLPWIHWRGVLILGLLIVGNVFCFACPFTLPRALARRLLPNGRTWPRYLRSKWLAVGLTLLFLWSYEAFALWDSPWLTAWIALAYFVGAFVIDSWFRGAPFCKYVCPIGQFNFVQSLVSPLEVTVREPSLCHSCRTHDCIRGNDAAGGCELHLFQPRKIGNLDCTFCLDCVRACPHENVGILATVPGRTLWSDPLRSGIGRLSHRPDLATLVLVLVFGAFANAGGMVAPVVEWQDRLRDSLRGVSQLLATSVYYLVALIAIPSGLVVGAAMLSRTLSRSKESIPTLIVRYSYAFVPIGFGMWLAHYSFHFFTSYDTIIPTTQRFAAGIGWFNFGEPQWQYSCCRPAVAWIPQLETLMLDCGWLLSLYTGLRITEAHATDNNRATQTIKAFAPWALLISLLFLVGVWIIFQPMQMRGTLPAGG
- a CDS encoding primary-amine oxidase, with translation MNHEPDRDRSLDGILSRRTFFRGSLLAAGALALTELNEDSTHAADEAIKPTNTKPSNPHPLDPLSPTEIGRAVEIVRASYPTPKDLRFVTVTLREPSKQIVREHGPKKAIPREAFLILLDTSIGKAMEAIVDLRQEKLVSFDKLPHAVQPPIMADEFAECEEAVKRSPEFLAALKKRGIDDVKLVMVDPWSAGIYGTELPEDAGKRLSRALCWVRSEVNDNGYARPLDGVIAVVDLNKMEVLRIEDYGVVPLPPESGNWAREYLRDVRQDLKPLEITQPQGPSFTVDGYEVAWQKWKFRIGFTPREGLVLHTLSYADGDRERAILARASVCEMVVPYGDPAERHFRKNAFDIGEYGIGTMANSLQLGCDCLGSMRYFDAHMTDSRGQPLTIKNAICLHEEDSGLLWKHTDWRTGSSETRRSRRLSASFIATVGNYEYGFFWYLYQDGSLQCEVKLTGIMNTTALKPGEQPEYGVEIAPQLNAPFHQHVFAARLDMSIDGAENSVYEVNAVRIPRGSDNPHGNAFRAEETLLKTEQQAKRMVNGAAGRFWRIVNPGKKNRLGRSVGYRLVTGENCPILVQPDAAVMKRAGFLASNLWVTPYRTEERYPSGEYPNQNPGGDGLPKWTANDRQIENTDLVVWYVFGHNHVPRPEDWPVMPVSTIGFMLKPDGFFERNPAMDVPSPTK
- a CDS encoding SDR family oxidoreductase translates to MDRKVAIVTGAGSGIGRAAALALFREGYCVALAGRRAEALAGSIALAATSTTTAKDIERLLAIPTDVTEPTEVRTLFEQTVARFGRVDLLFNNAGTGAPPIPLDELTIEQWRRVVDVNLTGPFLCTREAFRVMKAQSPCGGRIINNGSISAHTPRPNSAPYTATKHAITGLTKSTALDGRKWNIACGQIDIGNAATEMTARMSGGVLQADGRTAPEPTMNVDNVARSIVYMAGLPLDANALFLTVMATQMPFVGRG
- a CDS encoding cytochrome b N-terminal domain-containing protein is translated as MLKTIGNWLDARVGFRETFWPMLRHPVPRSLEGPMGWWYVFGSASMTLLLIQIVTGIGLALVYVPAADQAYESLLFLDYRQPLGWFLRALHYYAGSGMVVMLLIHMTQVFLHGAYKYPRELTWTVGVVLLLCTLGMFFTGQILRWDPDAYWGLAVAGSMAGRVPIIGPEIVHGLLGGDVIGGDSLSRFFALHVFVIPAALFAFLALHLWLVLKCGISAPPVPGIIVDPKTYDAEYEKELKTGVPFFGDALLKDILFSSLTVIAVVALAAILGPKGPSGPPDPTLGGVNPRPEWPFLWLFGLLSLSPPSAETFIILAFPVLVIAALFLVPVVSNRGERAPSRRPIAVLIVIVTYTALGALTYEGITSPWSPKMTAWSGDPIPERIVLQSTPRRLLGAVVFQNKNCRNCHALDGLGGTRGPDLSTIGTRLTRDQLIDQVSNGTPGGGNMPAYGGRINPAEMALLVDFMVGLRSPNQPPAEAYGLSPTVETKEAAKKP